A genomic stretch from Setaria italica strain Yugu1 chromosome VII, Setaria_italica_v2.0, whole genome shotgun sequence includes:
- the LOC101778335 gene encoding mRNA turnover protein 4 homolog, with protein sequence MPKSKRNRPVTLSKTKKKPGLERKGRVVTEIKEAVDKYGSAYVFTYDNMRNQKLKDLREQHKASSRIFLAGKKVMQIALGRSPADEAKTGLHKLSKFLQGDSGLFFTNLPRDDVERLFREFEEHDFARTGSTATETVELKEGPLEQFTHEMEPFLRKQGLPVRLNRGVVELIADHVVCEEGKPLSPEAGQTLRLLGMQMATFRLYLVCRWSCDDFEVYKEGLAHLGADDSS encoded by the exons ATGCCGAAATCTAAGCGCAACCGCCCAG TGACCTTGTCAAAGACCAAGAAGAAGCCAGGTTTAGAGCGCAAGGGCAGAGTAGTTACCGAGATAAAAGAGGCTGTCGACAAATACGGCAGTGCCTATGTCTTCACCTACGATAACATGAGAAATCAGAAGCTCAAGGACCTCAGGGAGCAGCACAAAGCATCTAGCAG GATATTTCTTGCTGGGAAGAAGGTTATGCAGATAGCGTTGGGGCGTTCACCTGCTGATGAAGCTAAAACAGGCCTCCACAAACTTTCCAAG TTCCTTCAAGGTGACTCTGGTTTGTTCTTTACCAATCTTCCAAGGGATGATGTTGAGAG GCTGTTTCGAGAATTTGAGGAGCATGATTTTGCAAGGACGGGAAGTACTGCCACAGAAACG GTGGAGCTTAAGGAAGGCCCTCTGGAACAGTTTACACATGAAATGGAACCCTTTCTGCGCAAGCAAGGACTGCCAGTTCGCTTGAACAGAG GTGTTGTAGAGTTAATTGCAGATCATGTAGTATGTGAGGAAGGAAAACCTCTTTCACCAGAAGCGGGACAGACTCTG CGCTTGCTTGGGATGCAGATGGCAACATTCCGGCTATACCTCGTGTGCCGCTGGTCTTGTGATGACTTTGAAGTGTACAAAGAAGGCTTGGCTCACCTAGGAGCTGATGATTCCTCTTAA